gatgttTAGGGATAAGATTGGATGAACGGTGGAAGTATACATTGACAACATGGTGATAAAGAGCAAGCAAGAAGGACAGCACGTTGACGACCTGAAAGAAATGTTCGAAATACTCTGTCAATACCGGCTGCGCCTCAACTCTGATAAGTGTGAATTTAGGGTTGGATCCGACAGGATCTTGGGTTATTTGATTACGGAACGGGGGATAGAAGTCAGCCCCGATCAAATCGAAGCCGTGAAACGTCTCAGACCGTCGGGCAATCAGAAAGAGGTTCAAAAGCTGATTGGTATGCTGGTTGCTCTTAACCGATTTATTTCCAAGTTCGCTGATCAGTGCCAGCCTTTTTACCAACTTctgaagaagtggaaggggttcTAGTGGGACGAGGAGTGTGACAGGGCCTTCCAAGATCTAAAGGATTACCTTGGCCGGGCACCGACGTTGTCAGCCCTAGAACCAGGAGAAAACTTGTACATGTACCTCTTCGTATCCGAGCATGCAGCGAGCGTCGTACTATTGAGGGATAACGGTTCACAGCTCCTGGTTTATTACATCAGCAAGATGCTAGTCAACGCAGAGACCAGGTACTTACAATTGGAAAAACTGGTGCTGGCACTCGTGCACTTCACCCAAAAATtaccccattattttcaggcccACACAGTCCACGTCTTAACCGAGTACCCGCTCCAGTCATTGTTGACGAGATCTGACTTTACGGGGAGGATAGCCAAGTGGGGGACTCCGCTGGGCTCCTTCGACATCAAATACAAGCCAAGGAACTTAGTGAAGGGACAAGTACTTGCGAATTTTATTGCCGAGTTCTCGCCGAGAGCTGCGAACATAACCTGCGTGATAGAAGTCAAGCCATGGAGGGTGTTTGTGGATGGGCGTCCAATGCGGTTGGAGCAGGGGCAGGGATTGTGGTCATCACCCCGGAAGATCTGAAGCTAGAACACTCATTCAGGTTAGGCTTCAGGGcttctaataatgaggccgGATACGAGGCTCTGCTGGCAGGACTAAGGGTTGTCATGGATCTGGGGGCAAAGGAGGTGGAAGTATACTCGGACTCCCTCATCGTGGTAAGTCAGGTCCAAGGGAACTTCGAGGCCAAGGATCCCCGGATGATAGAATATCTGTGGCTAGCAAAGCAGATGATGCGTAACTTTGCGATAGTCAAGATCGAGCGGATAGCCCGGGGACAAAACCGGCACGCCAATTCTTTAGTAACTCTAGCATCATCAATAGCTAAGGAGGTACCTCGGCTGATCAGGGTGGAGTTGGTGCCCGAGCCAAGTATTGCCGCCAGGGCACTGATTATACAGGTCACTGAAGCCGAGAAGTGCAAGATGGATCTGATCATCTACTTCATTTCAGAAGATCGAGCCCCGAAAGATGAGAAAAAGGCAGCCAGAGTACGGCGAACTTCTGCTCGGTACTGGTTATCTGCCGATCGGAAGCTATATCGCAGATCATTCGAAGGGCCATACCTGTAGTGCCTTCGCCCCAGCCAGGCTAAAGAGCTGTTAGCCGAACTGCATGAGGGAGTCTGCGGTAGCCACGTGGAGGGACGCTCACTGGCACACCGAGCAATGACCCAGGGTTTTTGGTGGTAGCAGATGAGGAAGGAAGCCATCGAGTATGCCTAGAGATGTGAACAGTGT
This genomic stretch from Castanea sativa cultivar Marrone di Chiusa Pesio chromosome 1, ASM4071231v1 harbors:
- the LOC142631281 gene encoding uncharacterized protein LOC142631281 — its product is MVIKSKQEGQHVDDLKEMFEILCQYRLRLNSDKCEFRVGSDRILGYLITERGIEVSPDQIEAVKRLRPSGNQKEVQKLIGMLWDEECDRAFQDLKDYLGRAPTLSALEPGENLYMYLFVSEHAASVVLLRDNGSQLLVYYISKMLVNAETSQVGDSAGLLRHQIQAKELSEGTSTCEFYCRVLAESCEHNLRDRSQAMEGVCGWASNAVGAGAGIVVITPEDLKLEHSFRLGFRASNNEAGYEALLAGLRVVMDLGAKEVEVYSDSLIVVSQVQGNFEAKDPRMIEYLWLAKQMMRNFAIVKIERIARGQNRHANSLVTLASSIAKEVPRLIRVELVPEPSIAARALIIQVTEAEKCKMDLIIYFISEDRAPKDEKKAARVRRTSARYWLSADRKLYRRSFEGPYL